The Henckelia pumila isolate YLH828 chromosome 2, ASM3356847v2, whole genome shotgun sequence genome includes a window with the following:
- the LOC140881891 gene encoding uncharacterized protein, protein MDENGENVMEGVASMALLPNGSISGHFIQIPQSICYGLHGTEIECERECSRGEDYRLIKLTITDYNNRSERDIVVECRGHDAAKIRNVDHAHGWQDDVMGMLEEKHGKSKVSISFECETLKADEAAEDHIKKFMPKLAGMDAIVNIGKMRIVGLDFEAEAQHESIEKNE, encoded by the exons ATGG ACGAAAATGGAGAAAATGTCATGGAAGGTGTGGCTTCAATGGCTCTTTTGCCAAATGGGTCTATTTCAGGCCATTTTATCCAGATTCCCCAGTCCATCTGTTATGGATTACATGGCACCG AGATTGAATGTGAAAGGGAGTGCAGCCGGGGTGAGGATTACCGTCTGATCAAGCTCACTATAACAGATTACAAT AACAGGAGTGAAAGGGATATAGTTGTGGAGTGCAGAGGACACGATGCAGCCAAGATTCGTAACGTTGACCATGCTCATGG GTGGCAGGATGATGTTATGGGAATGCTTGAAGAGAAGCATGGGAAAAGTAAGGTTTCCATTTCTTTTGAATGCGAGACATTAAAAGCTGATGAAGCAGCCGAGGATCACATCAAGAAGTTCATGCCTAAGTTAGCTGGAATGGATGCTATAG TAAACATCGGCAAAATGAGAATTGTGGGGTTGGACTTTGAAGCAGAAGCGCAGCACGAGAGTATTGAGAAGAACGAATGA
- the LOC140883031 gene encoding uncharacterized protein — protein MAEESTDSLLLTPEENELDSLNTGKNSAEYSGSLNNGDSTDSLHDRASAGIYPEKLESENRKKVPHYLRASTGSCHDSCKYGTKHEFEEKARTPLRVRIAKMSATESNGVGKKNSPGLQPSPDIKFVSPKVKASLDRYPVSSRKNASSGNKIPLTKHKISPRKKTPSPDPPKVIKREILSPSRSFEVPIEHGSLSDSEMLAPEKKTGSLTKKHSTLHLKSVKDKMKSPSVSLDGIYGTLRRNSDVMPLKTATGINASAEKATAPLRSNLSSKISLSKTTSTQSRQARNLVPLPNQQNKIQGTKAKTSINEQVSGKTLHVIKTRSNAKAPPSSTHTKDVDRATRKLVLDKNKLVKTGKAPSPTQNAIKTPRKSRMIVSDDKYRYPVKLKFKSGKVVDTQSDKDTPRRLKFRRAKINTTNVGISSLKVVLKHRDVQGRKDTQGLFNNVIEETASKLVKSRKSKVKALVGAFETVISLQDGKPSSHTVKSTAE, from the coding sequence ATGGCTGAAGAAAGTACTGATTCTCTGCTACTAACACCTGAAGAAAATGAACTGGATTCCCTGAACACAGGAAAAAACTCTGCAGAGTACTCGGGCTCGCTGAATAATGGGGACTCTACTGATTCCCTTCATGACAGAGCTTCCGCAGGGATATACCCTGAAAAGTTGGAGTCTGAGAATAGGAAAAAGGTTCCCCATTATCTCAGAGCTTCCACTGGTTCTTGCCATGACTCATGTAAATATGGAACAAAGCATGAATTTGAAGAGAAGGCTAGGACTCCTCTACGAGTCCGAATTGCAAAAATGTCAGCTACTGAGAGTAATGGTGTTGGCAAAAAGAACTCACCTGGATTGCAGCCTTCTCCTGACATTAAATTCGTTTCACCGAAAGTTAAGGCATCCTTGGATCGTTACCCCGTTTCCTCGAGGAAAAATGCATCGTCTGGAAACAAGATTCCTTTGACAAAGCACAAGATTTCACCCCGCAAGAAAACCCCTTCACCAGATCCCCCTAAAGTTATCAAGAGGGAAATATTATCGCCAAGTAGAAGTTTTGAAGTTCCAATAGAACATGGTTCTTTGAGTGATAGTGAAATGTTGGCACCTGAGAAAAAAACAGGTTCTTTAACAAAGAAACATTCTACCTTGCATTTGAAATCAGTCAAGGATAAAATGAAATCTCCTTCTGTTTCTTTGGATGGTATTTATGGAACATTGAGGAGAAACAGTGATGTCATGCCATTGAAAACGGCAACAGGAATCAATGCATCTGCAGAGAAAGCAACGGCACCTCTTCGTTCTAATTTGTCCTCCAAGATTTCTCTGAGCAAGACAACATCCACTCAATCAAGACAAGCTAGAAACTTGGTGCCTCTACCGAATCAACAAAACAAGATACAGGGGACAAAGGCCAAGACATCTATAAACGAGCAGGTTTCTGGGAAAACCTTGCATGTCATCAAGACGAGATCAAATGCAAAGGCACCACCTTCATCCACTCATACAAAAGACGTTGACAGGGCGACTCGTAAACTTGTCCTTGACAAGAATAAACTTGTTAAGACCGGCAAGGCACCTTCTCCGACACAGAATGCCATCAAGACTCCGAGAAAGAGTAGGATGATTGTTTCTGATGATAAGTATCGCTATCCTGTGAAACTAAAGTTCAAGAGTGGAAAGGTAGTGGACACTCAGTCTGATAAAGACACTCCTCGAAGACTCAAATTTAGGCGGGCAAAGATCAATACAACAAATGTGGGAATTTCCTCCCTAAAGGTTGTTTTAAAGCACCGAGATGTGCAGGGGAGGAAAGACACTCAAGGTTTGTTCAACAATGTTATTGAAGAAACAGCCAGTAAACTTGTTAAGAGCAGGAAAAGTAAGGTTAAAGCCTTGGTGGGAGCTTTCGAAACCGTGATCTCCCTCCAAGATGGTAAACCATCTTCGCACACTGTCAAGTCGACTGCCGAGTAA
- the LOC140881224 gene encoding UDP-glycosyltransferase 708G1-like, which yields MTQPHVALFPCPGMGSLIPFLRLAATLAGSGCTVTVITLHPTVSAAESNQIASFFTAKPHINRVEFQPLSFVKSKFLNIDPFFIQVEAISNSVHLLDPILAALSPPLSAIICDFQVSSSMCRFASQRSISTYVLATTSAIFFSLLALIPRLPLGDKSQINGHIELPGLRSVPTSSIAPQLLDSNHFMSALFDSNIPSLSEVKGILANTCAELESDTIEALNSGRVIPDLAPVLAIGPFDSFEAEKSPNLPWLDEQAPGSVLFVSFGSRMALPIDQILELSDGLEKSGCKFLWVLKTNKVDKDDKEEVQTILGESFLERTKEQGLVVKGWVNQDQILAHPAIGGFLSHCGWNSVTEATRLGVPILAWPLNGDQKLNAEVVQKAGIGLWADWGWRGEMLVAGDDIARKISALMTNEKIRVKSKEVKEKVAHAREIGEGDFDVLLRGLTAEFKPKNKDKVCLGSPDLIDSSK from the coding sequence atGACGCAACCCCATGTCGCTCTGTTTCCATGTCCCGGAATGGGAAGTTTGATCCCATTCCTCCGCCTCGCCGCCACCCTCGCCGGTAGCGGCTGCACGGTCACCGTGATCACACTCCACCCCACCGTCTCGGCCGCGGAATCGAACCAGATCGCCAGTTTCTTTACCGCGAAACCCCACATCAACCGCGTCGAGTTCCAGCCTCTTTCTTTCGTGAAATCAAAGTTCCTCAACATAGATCCTTTCTTCATACAGGTGGAGGCCATCAGCAACTCGGTCCATCTCCTGGACCCGATCCTCGCCGCTCTGTCGCCGCCGCTCTCCGCCATAATATGCGACTTCCAAGTTTCCAGCAGCATGTGTCGCTTCGCTTCCCAAAGATCCATCTCCACGTACGTTCTGGCCACCACTTCCGCCATATTCTTCTCTCTTCTGGCTCTCATCCCCAGGCTACCGCTCGGCgataaatcccaaataaacggCCATATCGAGCTCCCCGGGTTAAGGTCGGTACCCACCTCCAGTATTGCACCTCAGCTGTTGGATTCCAACCATTTCATGTCAGCCCTTTTCGATTCAAACATCCCCAGTCTCAGTGAAGTGAAAGGCATATTGGCGAACACTTGTGCCGAGCTCGAATCAGACACGATCGAGGCTCTGAACAGCGGCAGAGTCATACCTGATTTAGCACCGGTTCTAGCAATCGGCCCTTTCGACTCTTTCGAGGCCGAAAAGTCACCTAATCTTCCATGGCTCGACGAACAAGCTCCCGGGTCAGTTCTCTTCGTAAGCTTCGGGAGCAGGATGGCGCTTCCCATAGACCAAATTCTTGAACTAAGCGATGGACTAGAGAAGAGCGGGTGCAAATTCTTGTGGGTGCTGAAAACGAACAAAGTGGACAAAGATGATAAAGAAGAGGTGCAAACGATACTGGGTGAATCTTTTCTTGAAAGAACAAAGGAACAAGGTTTGGTGGTGAAGGGATGGGTGAATCAAGATCAGATTCTAGCACATCCCGCCATCGGAGGATTCCTCAGCCACTGTGGATGGAACTCTGTCACAGAAGCTACGAGATTGGGCGTGCCTATACTAGCTTGGCCGCTGAATGGGGACCAGAAGCTTAACGCGGAAGTGGTCCAGAAGGCGGGCATCGGATTGTGGGCGGATTGGGGCTGGCGCGGGGAGATGTTGGTGGCCGGAGACGACATAGCGAGAAAAATCAGCGCGCTGATGACGAACGAGAAGATACGTGTCAAATCAAAGGAGGTGAAAGAAAAAGTTGCGCACGCGAGAGAGATTGGTGAGGGGGATTTTGATGTGCTGCTTCGAGGCCTCACTGCCGAATTTAAGCCGAAAAATAAAGATAAGGTTTGCTTGGGGTCTCCCGATTTAATTGATTCCTCCAAGTGA
- the LOC140883829 gene encoding UDP-glycosyltransferase 708G1-like has product MGNLPFGSLCLDNRPKKKKKKINAKMAQPHVALFPCTGMGSLIPFLRLAANLAARGCNVTVITLHPTVSAAESDQISNFFSLHPHIKRLQFQPLSPENSKFLIGDPFFLQVQAISNSVHLLDPILAALSPPLSAIISDLQVAGSMCRFASQKSISAYVLATTSAMYFSLMAIFPKLTLQKGGGKFQANTHLELPGLGAVPVSSIPVPMLNSNTFLSELLDANIPCLSKVKAILINSCADLESETIEALNSGRAIPDLAPVLAIGPLQSFEDDKAPNLPWLDEQAPESVLFVSFGSRTALPIGQILELRDGLEKSGCKFLWVLKTNRVDKDDKEDVETILGESFLERTKEQGLVVKGWVNQDQILAHPAIGGFLSHCGWNSVTEAARLGVPILAWPLFGDQKLNAKVVEKAGIGLWADWGWCGDVLVAGDDIAKKISELTTNEKIRVRAKEVKEKIGQARESGGDLDVLLGGLIDQLKPTEK; this is encoded by the coding sequence ATGGGGAATCTTCCATTCGGTTCACTATGTTTGGATAAtaggccaaaaaaaaaaaaaaaaaaaattaacgcaAAAATGGCGCAGCCCCATGTAGCTCTGTTTCCCTGTACTGGCATGGGCAGCTTGATCCCATTCCTTCGCCTCGCCGCCAACCTCGCCGCTCGCGGCTGCAACGTCACCGTAATCACCCTCCACCCCACCGTCTCCGCCGCGGAATCCGACCAGATCTCCAACTTCTTCTCATTGCATCCGCACATCAAACGCCTCCAGTTCCAGCCGCTCTCTCCCGAGAATTCCAAGTTCCTCATCGGAGACCCTTTTTTCTTGCAGGTTCAAGCCATCAGCAACTCAGTTCATCTCCTGGATCCGATCCTCGCCGCTTTATCACCGCCGCTCTCTGCTATCATTTCCGATCTCCAGGTTGCGGGCAGCATGTGTCGCTTTGCTTCCCAGAAATCCATCTCTGCTTACGTTCTGGCCACTACTTCCGCAATGTATTTCTCTCTCATGGCTATCTTTCCCAAGCTAACCCTCCAAAAGGGTGGCGGAAAATTTCAAGCAAACACCCATCTTGAGCTGCCCGGTTTAGGAGCAGTACCCGTCTCGAGTATTCCGGTTCCAATGCTTAATTCAAACACTTTCTTGTCAGAACTTTTAGATGCAAATATTCCTTGTCTCAGTAAAGTGAAAGCCATATTGATCAACTCGTGTGCCGACCTCGAATCAGAAACAATCGAGGCATTAAACAGTGGGAGAGCGATCCCTGATTTAGCACCAGTTCTTGCAATCGGCCCTTTACAATCTTTCGAGGACGATAAGGCACCTAATCTTCCTTGGCTCGACGAACAAGCTCCCGAATCAGTGCTCTTCGTTAGCTTCGGGAGCAGAACAGCGCTCCCCATAGGCCAGATTCTTGAACTACGCGATGGACTGGAGAAGAGCGGGTGCAAATTCTTGTGGGTGCTGAAAACGAACAGAGTGGACAAAGATGATAAAGAAGATGTAGAAACGATACTGGGTGAATCTTTTCTTGAAAGAACCAAGGAACAAGGTTTGGTGGTGAAGGGATGGGTGAATCAAGATCAGATTCTAGCACATCCCGCCATCGGAGGATTCCTCAGCCACTGCGGATGGAACTCTGTCACAGAAGCTGCGAGATTGGGTGTGCCTATTCTAGCTTGGCCTCTATTTGGGGACCAAAAGCTTAACGCGAAGGTGGTGGAAAAGGCAGGCATTGGCCTGTGGGCGGATTGGGGTTGGTGCGGGGATGTGTTGGTGGCCGGAGACGACATAGCGAAGAAGATCAGCGAGCTGACAACGAACGAGAAAATACGTGTCAGAGCTAAAGAGGTTAAAGAAAAAATTGGGCAGGCAAGAGAAAGTGGTGGGGATTTGGATGTGCTGCTTGGCGGCCTAATCGACCAACTTAAGCCAACAGAGAAATGA